The proteins below come from a single Chitinivibrionales bacterium genomic window:
- a CDS encoding branched-chain amino acid ABC transporter permease, whose protein sequence is MSSYLLQQLINGVQLGTIYALIALGYTLIYGVIKLINFAHADIFMVGAYIAFFLVSFYAGMAAFPPQVCVLMAVATAYLTMVALFDRIPVRKLFPKAHAPGASRRTKLVFQGTIAVLKLLVLAALSAAFAPLLYLGSRFLFSLKLGPFFFPLLAAYVMVMCAVLGVTMERIAYRPLRSKRRLLALITALGVSYFLENFCSLPIVFDNKYRAFPDIIGKFDLVRIPGLDVAVTNLFALNMAVCAVLLFALWFLVEKTLMGKQMRAVAYNHDVASLMGIDVNRIISITFAIGPALAGVSGILYAMNYGVLQSPFLGFFPGMKAFIAAVLGGIGSLPGAVIGAFIMGISEVFANSVDSNLGFAAAFIILIIILLVKPTGILGRSEQEKV, encoded by the coding sequence ATGTCCTCCTACCTCCTCCAGCAGCTCATCAACGGCGTGCAGCTCGGCACCATCTACGCGCTCATTGCGCTCGGCTACACCCTCATCTACGGCGTGATCAAGCTCATCAACTTCGCGCATGCCGATATTTTCATGGTGGGCGCGTACATCGCGTTTTTCCTGGTGTCGTTTTACGCGGGCATGGCGGCATTTCCTCCGCAGGTCTGCGTTCTCATGGCCGTGGCCACGGCGTACCTGACCATGGTGGCGCTGTTCGATAGGATTCCTGTACGTAAACTCTTTCCGAAGGCGCATGCGCCAGGCGCGTCGCGCAGGACAAAACTTGTATTCCAGGGAACGATTGCTGTTTTAAAACTCCTTGTTCTGGCCGCGCTTTCCGCCGCCTTTGCGCCGCTCCTGTATTTGGGCTCGCGGTTTCTTTTTTCCTTAAAGCTCGGCCCCTTTTTCTTTCCCCTGCTTGCGGCGTACGTCATGGTCATGTGCGCGGTGCTCGGCGTGACCATGGAACGCATCGCGTACCGGCCGCTTCGCAGCAAAAGGCGCTTGCTGGCGCTCATCACCGCGCTCGGCGTTTCATACTTTCTGGAAAACTTCTGCTCGCTTCCCATCGTGTTCGACAACAAGTACCGCGCGTTTCCCGACATCATAGGCAAATTCGACCTCGTGCGCATTCCCGGCCTCGATGTTGCCGTCACCAACCTGTTCGCGCTCAACATGGCGGTGTGCGCCGTCCTGCTTTTCGCGCTCTGGTTCCTTGTCGAAAAAACCCTCATGGGGAAACAGATGCGTGCCGTCGCGTACAACCATGACGTGGCCAGCCTCATGGGCATTGACGTCAACAGGATCATCTCGATAACCTTTGCCATTGGCCCGGCGCTGGCCGGCGTTTCAGGTATTCTCTATGCGATGAACTACGGCGTGCTCCAGTCGCCTTTTCTCGGATTTTTTCCCGGCATGAAGGCCTTCATCGCCGCGGTGCTTGGCGGAATCGGAAGCCTGCCGGGCGCGGTCATCGGCGCTTTCATCATGGGAATATCCGAAGTATTTGCAAATTCTGTTGATTCAAATTTAGGATTCGCGGCGGCGTTCATAATTTTGATTATAATCCTGCTTGTCAAGCCCACTGGCATACTTGGCAGGAGTGAACAGGAAAAAGTTTGA
- a CDS encoding ABC transporter ATP-binding protein → MLLEVNRLSVSYGSIIAVDNVSFSVDAGRIVAIIGANGAGKSTILRSVSGLKSPASGSIFFKGRDITGIAPHLIVKKGIAHVPEGRGIFAPLTVMENLEVAASAGQSAAAVSKALTHVFELFPRLKERRAQIAGTLSGGEQQMLAVGRALVTGGELLLLDEPSMGLAPALVQDMFETIVRINREGTTILLVEQNAAKALSIAHTAYVLETGSIVLSGKAAEIRDNPKVREAYLGG, encoded by the coding sequence ATGCTGCTTGAGGTGAACCGCCTTTCCGTGTCGTACGGCTCCATAATCGCGGTGGACAACGTGTCGTTTTCGGTCGACGCGGGCCGCATCGTGGCGATCATCGGCGCAAACGGCGCGGGAAAATCCACCATCCTTCGCTCCGTGTCCGGGCTCAAGAGCCCAGCCTCCGGTTCCATCTTCTTCAAAGGCCGGGACATCACGGGCATCGCCCCGCACCTTATTGTCAAAAAGGGAATCGCGCACGTGCCTGAAGGACGCGGCATTTTCGCGCCGCTCACGGTCATGGAAAACCTCGAAGTCGCGGCCTCGGCCGGGCAGAGCGCCGCCGCCGTTTCCAAGGCACTCACCCACGTGTTTGAATTGTTCCCGCGTCTCAAGGAACGCAGGGCCCAGATCGCAGGAACGCTTTCCGGTGGAGAGCAGCAGATGCTGGCCGTGGGCCGCGCGCTCGTCACCGGCGGCGAACTGCTTCTTCTCGACGAGCCGTCCATGGGCCTTGCGCCCGCGCTCGTGCAAGACATGTTCGAGACCATCGTGCGGATCAACCGCGAAGGCACCACCATCCTGCTCGTGGAGCAGAACGCGGCAAAGGCCTTGTCAATTGCGCATACCGCCTACGTGCTGGAAACGGGAAGCATCGTATTGAGCGGGAAGGCGGCGGAGATAAGGGACAATCCGAAGGTGAGAGAGGCGTATTTGGGGGGATGA
- a CDS encoding response regulator, with product MKEKLLLVDDEADFLDVLSEFLGGEGYQCVTARDGKEALEVLAKTPIDLLLSDINMPGMKGFELIKEARRLYPALKCALITAYDVRDYLFMAKNYNIGNIITKTTPFNFEEVRLLVRNILTEDVFGLDRYVHGGVKSIQVRNTNEIEGVIQNIVGGMPDLRHKRKFRQALNEIIVNAVYYGAKRERGDRKDSWPQEVTLTPEEEIVVQWGADDEKAGVAVRDQKGVLTKEEVLYWLERNASKDEEGISIGLLDEHGKGLFISRETIDRFIVNIKRGNTTEIVMLNYKEGLYDGYRPLWIQEF from the coding sequence ATGAAGGAAAAACTGCTTCTGGTTGATGACGAGGCCGATTTCCTCGACGTGCTCTCGGAATTCCTCGGCGGCGAGGGATACCAGTGCGTCACCGCGCGCGACGGCAAGGAGGCGCTCGAGGTGCTGGCCAAGACGCCCATCGACCTGCTGTTGTCGGATATCAACATGCCGGGCATGAAGGGGTTCGAGCTTATCAAGGAGGCGCGGAGGCTTTATCCGGCCCTCAAGTGCGCGCTCATCACGGCCTACGACGTGCGGGACTACCTTTTCATGGCGAAAAACTACAACATCGGCAACATCATCACCAAGACCACGCCGTTCAATTTCGAGGAGGTGCGGCTGCTGGTGCGGAACATCCTCACCGAGGACGTGTTCGGCCTCGACCGGTACGTGCACGGCGGAGTCAAGAGCATCCAGGTGCGGAACACCAACGAAATCGAGGGCGTCATACAGAACATTGTGGGCGGCATGCCCGACCTGCGTCACAAGCGTAAGTTCCGCCAGGCGCTCAACGAGATCATCGTGAACGCGGTGTATTACGGCGCCAAGAGGGAACGCGGCGACCGTAAAGATTCCTGGCCGCAGGAGGTGACACTCACGCCCGAGGAGGAGATCGTGGTGCAGTGGGGCGCCGACGACGAAAAGGCCGGCGTCGCGGTGCGGGACCAGAAGGGCGTCTTGACAAAAGAAGAAGTGCTGTACTGGCTCGAGCGCAATGCGTCAAAGGACGAAGAAGGCATCTCCATCGGCCTGCTCGACGAGCACGGCAAGGGCCTTTTCATTTCGCGCGAGACCATCGACCGGTTCATCGTGAACATCAAGCGCGGGAATACCACGGAGATCGTGATGCTGAATTACAAGGAGGGACTGTACGACGGGTACCGGCCGCTGTGGATACAGGAATTTTAA
- a CDS encoding branched-chain amino acid ABC transporter permease produces MESKKNHLVKLIIVLGIFIILQSLAGLLSPLRQFQYYSRIFFIIEINIILTVSLALINGFTGQFSLGHAGFMAIGAYTSAVITTVAPKAVFGSALSTSSIEGHLIFIFAVIAGGAIAGVFGLLIGFPSLRLRGDYLAIVTLAAGEVIRAGLRFFDVLGGPRGIPGIPAFSGAIYIGAFFFLSLWMMRNFIYSHYGRACIAVRDNEIAAASMGVNTTFQKVWAFVLGAFFAGIAGGLFAHMSRYINPDNFGFLKTLDILIFLYIGGPHSIAGSIVGAATFTVVPELLRLVNLESWRLVIYPLILILVMRFMRDGIMGEKEFGFLVPWKFKEMVQKRKNKFHLKDAKFAKKKRKWTL; encoded by the coding sequence ATGGAATCAAAAAAGAATCATTTAGTCAAATTAATTATCGTCCTGGGAATATTTATTATTCTCCAATCCCTTGCCGGACTTCTCTCCCCGCTCCGCCAGTTCCAGTATTATTCCCGCATCTTTTTTATCATAGAAATCAACATCATCCTCACCGTGTCGCTCGCGCTCATCAACGGGTTCACGGGCCAGTTCTCGCTTGGCCACGCCGGGTTCATGGCCATCGGCGCCTACACGTCGGCGGTCATCACCACCGTGGCGCCCAAAGCGGTGTTCGGCAGCGCATTGTCAACCTCCTCGATTGAGGGACATCTGATTTTTATTTTTGCGGTTATTGCCGGCGGCGCAATTGCCGGCGTTTTCGGGCTTTTAATCGGGTTCCCGAGTTTGCGGCTGCGCGGCGACTACCTTGCCATCGTGACGCTCGCGGCCGGCGAGGTGATCCGCGCCGGACTGCGGTTCTTCGACGTTCTGGGAGGGCCGCGCGGCATCCCCGGCATTCCGGCATTCTCCGGAGCGATTTACATCGGCGCGTTTTTCTTTCTCTCGCTCTGGATGATGCGCAATTTCATCTACTCGCATTACGGAAGGGCGTGCATTGCGGTGCGCGACAACGAAATAGCGGCCGCGAGCATGGGCGTGAACACCACGTTCCAGAAGGTGTGGGCGTTCGTGCTGGGCGCGTTCTTCGCCGGCATCGCCGGCGGCCTGTTCGCGCATATGAGCCGGTACATCAACCCGGACAACTTCGGGTTCCTCAAGACGCTCGACATCCTCATCTTCCTGTACATCGGCGGGCCGCATAGCATCGCGGGCAGCATCGTGGGCGCGGCAACGTTCACCGTGGTGCCCGAGCTGCTCCGGCTTGTCAACTTGGAAAGCTGGCGCCTCGTGATCTACCCGCTCATTCTGATTCTGGTGATGCGGTTCATGCGCGACGGGATCATGGGGGAAAAGGAGTTCGGGTTCCTGGTGCCGTGGAAGTTCAAGGAAATGGTGCAAAAGAGAAAAAATAAATTTCACCTCAAAGACGCAAAGTTCGCAAAGAAGAAAAGAAAATGGACACTATGA
- a CDS encoding ABC transporter ATP-binding protein — MPLFTINDLTHYFGGLCAVSGFNLTLDKGELVGLIGPNGAGKTTVFNLITGIYRPKRGAIALNNENITGMSPHLVNRKGIGRTFQNIRLFHDMSIIDNIKVAARHQADYGMLTSLFHPPSFWTKEHDLDAWCRELLDVFGLVEKAGLRSSSLAYGQQRRLEIARAIATRPSLLLLDEPAAGMNPREAAELIETILWVKEKFSLTILIIEHNMHVIMKVSQRIVVLDFGETIAAGTPEQIRAHPRVIEAYLGKDSAHAA; from the coding sequence ATGCCCCTGTTCACCATAAACGACCTTACCCACTACTTTGGCGGGCTGTGCGCCGTGTCCGGGTTCAACCTGACTCTTGACAAAGGCGAGCTGGTCGGGCTCATCGGCCCGAACGGCGCGGGCAAGACCACCGTGTTCAACCTGATAACCGGGATTTACAGACCCAAACGCGGTGCCATCGCCCTCAACAACGAAAACATCACCGGCATGTCGCCGCACCTCGTCAACCGCAAAGGCATCGGCCGCACGTTCCAGAACATCAGGCTGTTCCACGACATGTCGATCATCGACAACATCAAGGTGGCGGCGCGGCACCAGGCGGACTACGGCATGCTCACTTCGCTGTTCCATCCGCCCTCATTCTGGACAAAAGAGCACGACCTCGACGCCTGGTGCCGCGAGCTGCTTGACGTATTCGGACTTGTGGAAAAGGCGGGACTGCGCAGCTCGTCGCTGGCCTACGGCCAGCAGCGCCGCCTCGAAATCGCGCGCGCCATCGCCACCCGGCCGTCGCTGCTGCTGCTCGACGAACCCGCCGCCGGCATGAACCCCAGAGAGGCCGCCGAACTCATCGAGACCATTCTGTGGGTCAAGGAGAAATTCAGCCTCACCATCCTCATCATTGAGCACAACATGCACGTGATCATGAAGGTGTCGCAGCGCATCGTCGTGCTTGACTTCGGCGAAACAATTGCGGCGGGCACGCCGGAGCAGATCCGGGCCCATCCGCGCGTCATCGAGGCGTACCTCGGAAAGGACAGCGCCCATGCTGCTTGA